In Silene latifolia isolate original U9 population chromosome X, ASM4854445v1, whole genome shotgun sequence, the following proteins share a genomic window:
- the LOC141623722 gene encoding putative serine/threonine-protein kinase PBL28: MPFGLVSAWNKRRRSRSQDQSAPWVYKPAGHWRLEDENIPAKRRHGSSVFTLKEMEEATKAFSDENFIGKGGFGRVYKGVLRSGEVVAIKKMELPPFKEAEGEREFRVEVDILSRLDHPNLVSLIGYCADGKHRFLVYEYMPNGNLQDHINRISETKMDWSTRLKVALGAAKGLAYLHSSSAVGIPIVHRDLKPTNILLSTHFDAKISDFGLAKLMPEGQETYATAMVLGTFGYFDPEYTSTGRLTLQSDVYAFGVVLLELLTGRRALDFSQEPTDQNLVLQVRSMLNDKKKLRKIIDNELPRSSYTMESVTMFANLASRCVRIDSRERPTMSECVKELQLIFHTNSKGLGMALHTLRMV, encoded by the exons ATGCCCTTTGGTTTGGTTTCGGCCTGGAACAAACGCCGGAGAAGCAGGTCACAGGATCAAAGTGCACCTT GGGTTTACAAGCCTGCAGGACATTGGCGGCTTGAAGATGAGAATATACCTGCCAAAAGGCGCCATGGTTCATCCGTTTTCACCCTCAAAGAGATGGAAGAAGCAACAAAAGCATTCAGCGATGAAAATTTTATCGGGAAAGGTGGATTTGGACGGGTTTACAAGGGTGTTCTACGATCGGGAGAG GTTGTAGCAATTAAGAAGATGGAACTGCCACCATTTAAAGAAGCGGAAGGGGAGCGCGAATTCCGAGTAGAAGTTGACATTTTGAGCAGACTAGACCATCCAAATCTGGTTTCTCTAATTGGGTATTGCGCAGACGGAAAACATCGGTTCCTTGTATATGAATACATGCCGAATGGGAACCTACAAGATCATATAAACA GAATCAGTGAGACAAAGATGGATTGGTCAACAAGACTCAAAGTGGCCCTTGGAGCCGCAAAAGGCCTTGCTTATCTCCATTCAAGTTCGGCGGTGGGGATTCCGATAGTCCATAGAGATCTTAAACCTACCAACATTCTTTTAAGCACCCACTTTGATGCAAAG ATATCAGATTTTGGACTTGCGAAGTTGATGCCAGAGGGACAAGAAACTTACGCAACAGCCATGGTACTTGGCACTTTCGGCTACTTTGACCCTGAGTATACATCG ACAGGACGACTAACTCTACAAAGCGATGTTTATGCATTTGGAGTGGTGCTGCTTGAGCTTTTGACGGGACGCAGAGCATTGGATTTCAGCCAGGAACCGACTGATCAAAACCTAGTGCTACAG GTTAGAAGCATGTTGAATGACAAAAAGAAGTTGCGAAAAATTATAGACAATGAATTACCACGGAGCTCATACACAATGGAAAGTGTAACGATGTTTGCAAATTTAGCATCACGCTGTGTACGAATTGACAGTAGAGAAAGACCAACAATGTCAGAGTGTGTGAAAGAACTTCAACTGATATTCCATACAAATTCCAAAGGCTTAGGAATGGCTCTACATACCCTACGAATGGTCTAA